The following are encoded in a window of Microcaecilia unicolor chromosome 14, aMicUni1.1, whole genome shotgun sequence genomic DNA:
- the LOC115457952 gene encoding NXPE family member 3-like isoform X2: MNRLEKVTPAPHSPTGTQQPWRDRNSSPWQDSEEVKTLKELIAWPEPQGSPTFNSSTSPQNCDYRILKPRASYFVGETLELLLTARDHRNRPKSYGGDFFLAKLHSPRLKAGVTGSVKDHQNGTYTVTFLLLWPGDVEVSIQLIHSSEAVQILKRLRDTYPDKVYFYGYFRRNGTEERTECNLDIPQKPVCEYIDPGTGERWVCVRPKWLPCSSLVYHSAGGVRKITSTEDEMFLNGTLTHPIIEGHLSALHVLDRNSTRGEPRPLVCTPGLPIPNPSGFYFNDVWMSRVCTGKRFPNPSDMRRCLRGKIVYMFGDSTLRQWWEYLVNVISTLIQIDLHVEHNSGPLLATDSEDSYLLQYRAHGNPLRMLKYWMADRHYVANDIDAIGGGPDLVIVLNLWAHFVTYPVDLYIRRLQSIRRAVTDLLQRSPQTTVIIKSANTGFSMLHGSDWLSLQLDIIMRKMFSGLPVAVIDTWQMTSCHYLKQDLHPGRVIVQNEIDLFLSYICPH, translated from the exons ATGAATCGTTTGGAGAAAGTAACACCTGCTCCTCATTCCCCTACAGGAACACAACAACCCTGGCGTGATAGGAACTCATCTCCATGGCAGGACTCTGAGGAGGTGAAGACGCTGAAGGAGCTGATTGCATGGCCAGAACCCCAGGGCTCGCCGACTTTTAACTCATCCACGAGTCCTCAGAACTGTGATTATCGGATCCTGAAACCCAGAGCCAGCTATTTTGTCGGAGAGACCCTGGAGCTGCTGCTAACCGCAAGAGACCACCGGAACAGGCCGAAGAGTTATGGAGGAGATTTCTTCCTGGCCAAGCTCCATTCCCCGAGACTGAAAGCTGGTGTGACGGGGTCTGTGAAGGACCACCAGAACGGGACGTACACCGTCACCTTCCTGCTGCTGTGGCCTGGAGACGTGGAGGTCTCTATCCAGCTCATACACTCCAGTGAGGCTGTCCAGATCCTCAAAAGACTTAGAGACACCTACCCCGACAAGGTCTATTTTTATGGGTATTTCCGGAGAAATGGAACTGAAGAAAGGACAGAATGCAACTTGGATATCCCGCAGAAGCCAGTGTGTGAATACATCGACCCCGGGACTGGCGAGAGGTGGGTCTGTGTCAGACCAAAATGGCTTCCATGCAGCAGTTTGGTTTACCACTCCGCAGGAGGTGTCAGGAAGATCACATCCACAGAAGATGAAATGTTTCTAAATGG AACATTGACCCATCCGATAATCGAGGGACATCTCTCAGCTCTTCACGTCCTGGATAGGAACAGCACCAGGG GTGAACCGCGGCCTCTTGTCTGCACCCCTGGGCTGCCGATTCCAAATCCATCCGGATTCTATTTCAACGATGTCTGGATGTCCCGAGTCTGTACCGGCAAGAGGTTCCCCAACCCATCCGATATGAGACGCTGCCTGAGGGGGAAAATCGTGTACATGTTTGGGGATTCAACCCTACGGCAGTGGTGGGAGTACCTTGTGAATGTCATTTCCA CGCTGATACAGATTGATTTGCACGTTGAGCATAATTCGGGGCCCCTCCTGGCCACGGACTCCGAGGACAGTTATTTGCTGCAGTACAGAGCACATGGGAACCCACTGAGGATGCTGAAGTATTGGATGGCAGACCGTCACTACGTGGCGAACGACATCGATGCTATTGGAGGTGGTCCGGATTTGGTGATCGTCCTCAATCTCTGGGCTCACTTTGTCACTTACCCTGTGGACTTGTACATCCGCCGGCTTCAGAGCATCCGCAGGGCAGTGACGGATCTCCTGCAGAGGAGCCCTCAGACCACTGTTATCATCAAATCAGCCAACACGGGGTTCAGCATGCTGCACGGCAGTGACTGGCTGTCCCTCCAGCTGGACATTATCATGAGGAAGATGTTTTCTGGGCTCCCAGTGGCTGTCATTGACACATGGCAGATGACGTCCTGTCACTATCTGAAACAGGACCTTCATCCTGGGAGAGTCATTGTTCAGAACGAAATAGATTTGTTTCTCTCATATATCTGTCCCCACTGA
- the LOC115457952 gene encoding NXPE family member 3-like isoform X1 — protein MGKIIIACRASKTSPRFHFFKYVVGLVARKRVWYLTATLVACIATGVLIRFWNADLEPKLFSCFPLRMNRLEKVTPAPHSPTGTQQPWRDRNSSPWQDSEEVKTLKELIAWPEPQGSPTFNSSTSPQNCDYRILKPRASYFVGETLELLLTARDHRNRPKSYGGDFFLAKLHSPRLKAGVTGSVKDHQNGTYTVTFLLLWPGDVEVSIQLIHSSEAVQILKRLRDTYPDKVYFYGYFRRNGTEERTECNLDIPQKPVCEYIDPGTGERWVCVRPKWLPCSSLVYHSAGGVRKITSTEDEMFLNGTLTHPIIEGHLSALHVLDRNSTRGEPRPLVCTPGLPIPNPSGFYFNDVWMSRVCTGKRFPNPSDMRRCLRGKIVYMFGDSTLRQWWEYLVNVISTLIQIDLHVEHNSGPLLATDSEDSYLLQYRAHGNPLRMLKYWMADRHYVANDIDAIGGGPDLVIVLNLWAHFVTYPVDLYIRRLQSIRRAVTDLLQRSPQTTVIIKSANTGFSMLHGSDWLSLQLDIIMRKMFSGLPVAVIDTWQMTSCHYLKQDLHPGRVIVQNEIDLFLSYICPH, from the exons GTCCTGATCAGATTTTGGAACGCAGATCTTGAACCTAAGTTATTTTCCTGTTTTCCACTCAGGATGAATCGTTTGGAGAAAGTAACACCTGCTCCTCATTCCCCTACAGGAACACAACAACCCTGGCGTGATAGGAACTCATCTCCATGGCAGGACTCTGAGGAGGTGAAGACGCTGAAGGAGCTGATTGCATGGCCAGAACCCCAGGGCTCGCCGACTTTTAACTCATCCACGAGTCCTCAGAACTGTGATTATCGGATCCTGAAACCCAGAGCCAGCTATTTTGTCGGAGAGACCCTGGAGCTGCTGCTAACCGCAAGAGACCACCGGAACAGGCCGAAGAGTTATGGAGGAGATTTCTTCCTGGCCAAGCTCCATTCCCCGAGACTGAAAGCTGGTGTGACGGGGTCTGTGAAGGACCACCAGAACGGGACGTACACCGTCACCTTCCTGCTGCTGTGGCCTGGAGACGTGGAGGTCTCTATCCAGCTCATACACTCCAGTGAGGCTGTCCAGATCCTCAAAAGACTTAGAGACACCTACCCCGACAAGGTCTATTTTTATGGGTATTTCCGGAGAAATGGAACTGAAGAAAGGACAGAATGCAACTTGGATATCCCGCAGAAGCCAGTGTGTGAATACATCGACCCCGGGACTGGCGAGAGGTGGGTCTGTGTCAGACCAAAATGGCTTCCATGCAGCAGTTTGGTTTACCACTCCGCAGGAGGTGTCAGGAAGATCACATCCACAGAAGATGAAATGTTTCTAAATGG AACATTGACCCATCCGATAATCGAGGGACATCTCTCAGCTCTTCACGTCCTGGATAGGAACAGCACCAGGG GTGAACCGCGGCCTCTTGTCTGCACCCCTGGGCTGCCGATTCCAAATCCATCCGGATTCTATTTCAACGATGTCTGGATGTCCCGAGTCTGTACCGGCAAGAGGTTCCCCAACCCATCCGATATGAGACGCTGCCTGAGGGGGAAAATCGTGTACATGTTTGGGGATTCAACCCTACGGCAGTGGTGGGAGTACCTTGTGAATGTCATTTCCA CGCTGATACAGATTGATTTGCACGTTGAGCATAATTCGGGGCCCCTCCTGGCCACGGACTCCGAGGACAGTTATTTGCTGCAGTACAGAGCACATGGGAACCCACTGAGGATGCTGAAGTATTGGATGGCAGACCGTCACTACGTGGCGAACGACATCGATGCTATTGGAGGTGGTCCGGATTTGGTGATCGTCCTCAATCTCTGGGCTCACTTTGTCACTTACCCTGTGGACTTGTACATCCGCCGGCTTCAGAGCATCCGCAGGGCAGTGACGGATCTCCTGCAGAGGAGCCCTCAGACCACTGTTATCATCAAATCAGCCAACACGGGGTTCAGCATGCTGCACGGCAGTGACTGGCTGTCCCTCCAGCTGGACATTATCATGAGGAAGATGTTTTCTGGGCTCCCAGTGGCTGTCATTGACACATGGCAGATGACGTCCTGTCACTATCTGAAACAGGACCTTCATCCTGGGAGAGTCATTGTTCAGAACGAAATAGATTTGTTTCTCTCATATATCTGTCCCCACTGA